One stretch of Archocentrus centrarchus isolate MPI-CPG fArcCen1 chromosome 5, fArcCen1, whole genome shotgun sequence DNA includes these proteins:
- the kbtbd12 gene encoding kelch repeat and BTB domain-containing protein 12, giving the protein MDLTAKHGLLLLEQLKKMREVEHLTDVVLVAEGISFPCHRVVLSAFSPYFRVMFTCGLRECNNREIFLRDTPADSLALLLNYMYCSDLPLTNANVQGISIAAFLLQMDDVFTRCQLHMMENMDASNCLGVYYFARDLGAEELADQAQRFLRQHFVQVCQNEEVVELEAHQLVKLLSSDDLNVSREETILDVVLRWVKHSSLLDGEVRVRHLPELLRKVRLPLINPDYLREAIKRNTALLADAECLEIVNEALEATALHPSAAPRKLKLRYGMETTDLLLCIGNDGSGIRSRYGNYAERSFCYAPSTGRTYYITSPRYGEALGYVCAGVVTERNDIIVAGEASARRMARQKDISVEIYRYKVEAQGTWEHLTSAEYRDSYALGSVGDTLYLLGGQMKLKNQLLITNCVERWSLQGGPWRSAAPLPMPLACHSVVRMKDRLYVMGGRTPQSYRMDEEPDCLSNRLLEYDPNTNKWTELSPMKYSKYRCSAVVLNGEIYVMGGIGCEGVDRGQSRHCLNVVEIYNPDGDYWRDGLPLPCSQLSLRTNASNAGVVGGKIYICGYYRGADRHDNITKDILELDPWENRWIAVAQRALMHDNYDVCLVANLNPRGLLSPPAELVKL; this is encoded by the exons ATGGATCTTACTGCCAAACatgggctgctgctgctcgaGCAGCTGAAGAAGATGAGGGAGGTTGAGCATCTGACAGATGTGGTGCTGGTTGCTGAGGGCATCAGCTTTCCCTGTCACAGAGTTGTTCTATCCGCCTTCAGCCCATACTTCCGTGTTATGTTCACCTGTGGTCTGCGTGAGTGCAACAACAGAGAGATATTCCTGCGTGACACCCCTGCAGACAGCCTGGCACTCCTCTTGAACTACATGTACTGCTCAGATCTTCCTCTCACTAATGCCAATGTACAGGGCATCTCTATTGCAGCTTTTCTTCTGCAAATGGATGATGTCTTCACTCGCTGTCAGCTGCACATGATGGAGAACATGGATGCTTCCAATTGCCTCGGTGTGTATTACTTTGCCCGTGACCTTGGTGCAGAGGAACTGGCTGACCAAGCTCAGCGTTTCCTGAGGCAGCACTTTGTTCAAGTTTGCCAGAATGAGGAAGTCGTGGAGTTGGAGGCCCATCAGCTCGTAAAGCTTCTGTCATCTGACGATCTGAATGTTTCTCGTGAAGAAACCATTTTGGATGTGGTTCTTCGTTGGGTCAAACACAGCTCTCTGTTGGATGGAGAAGTACGTGTTCGACATCTCCCAGAGCTCCTGAGGAAGGTCCGTCTGCCACTGATAAACCCTGACTACTTAAGAGAAGCaataaagagaaacacagcCCTGCTGGCTGATGCTGAATGCCTGGAGATTGTGAACGAAGCACTGGAGGCCACTGCATTGCATCCTTCAGCTGCACCACGCAAACTAAAGCTGCGGTATGGCATGGAGACCACAGATCTGCTGCTCTGTATTGGCAATGACGGTAGTGGGATCAGGTCAAGGTACGGAAACTATGCCGAGCGCAGCTTTTGCTATGCCCCATCCACAGGGCGAACCTACTACATCACTTCACCTCGCTATGGAGAAGCTCTGGGGTATGTGTGTGCTGGGGTTGTGACTGAAAGAAATGACATTATTGTAGCAGGAGAGGCAAGTGCTCGCAGAATGGCCCGACAGAAAGACATTAGTGTTGAGATCTACAG GTACAAAGTGGAGGCCCAAGGAACCTGGGAGCACCTGACATCAGCAGAGTACCGTGACTCTTATGCTCTGGGATCAGTGGGAGACACCCTATACCTACTGGGAGGGCAGATGAAGCTAAAGAACCAGTTACTCATCACAAACTGTGTGGAGCGGTGGTCTCTGCAGGGTGGACCCTGGCGGAGTGCAGCACCTCTTCCTATGCCTTTGGCCTGTCACAGTGTGGTCAGAATGAAAGATCGCCTTTATGTGATGGGTGGTCGAACCCCACag TCATACCGGATGGATGAGGAGCCCGACTGTCTTAGTAACCGCCTCTTGGAGTATGAtccaaacacaaataaatggaCAGAGCTCAGTCCCATGAAGTACTCAAAGTACCGGTGCAGTGCTGTGGTACTTAATGGGGAAATTTATGTCATGG GAGGTATTGGGTGTGAGGGTGTGGATCGTGGACAATCACGTCACTGTCTCAATGTGGTGGAGATTTACAACCCAGATGGAGATTATTGGAGGGATGGACTTCCTCTGCCATGTTCCCAGCTTTCACTACGTACCAATGCCTCCAATGCTGGAGTTGTGGGAGGAAAGATTTATATTTGTGGCTATTACAGAGGAGCAG ATCGCCATGATAACATAACAAAGGACATTTTGGAGCTGGATCCATGGGAAAACCGGTGGATTGCGGTGGCTCAGCGTGCTTTAATGCATGACAACTATGACGTCTGCTTAGTGGCAAATCTCAACCCAAGGGGACTCCTATCCCCACCTGCAGAGTTAGTAAAACTGTAA
- the ccdc36 gene encoding interactor of HORMAD1 protein 1, with translation MNHIRNIKERLNIPTGSRNAATSGYSSLIDSQLFFGSQFWLENSQGLSQDMSVSSRNSQQSSQEGSGPKFSSSYQTKPLLFGDFKDKTSTSGILDKFEEDKKKAKEKNDSDHFAKECQHIRETLRNIQQFVAGTERNAAVSQIVSEKIDNFTSTIQNHLDHLQGHISQQFKSLNGDILAELDSHLQSIKSSLEGLREEQGRQGHMLEEVLKLLSTLVSEHSAKPHTEGVMDSAIQTSPAPEASVSSILHDNKLEGTQLTSASYNLEENQGEVPRQDRSHLAGNRKFTPRPQNRLKKRPLVLSQRSMHAASDENRRPPMNYNKQQKSKSCDVSMMSSKGSVNPGSLMPLDKETRSCEAAGCFITPLSCWSQDSGSSVCLAEIEPILEKLSAEQGSPINPGGFWQLFDSESDL, from the exons ATGAATCATATAAGGAATATAAAGGAAAGGCTGAACATCCCAACTGGAAGCAG AAATGCGGCTACTAGCGGCTACTCCAGTTTAATAGACTCTCAGCTCTTCTTTGGGTCTCAGTTTTGGCTGGAAAATTCTCAGGGCCTGTCTCAGGATATGAGTGTGTCATCCAGGAATTCCCAGCAAAGTTCACAAGAG GGGAGTGGCCCAAAGTTTTCAAGTAGTTATCAAACTAAACCTCTTCTCTTTGGAGACTTCAAGGACAAAACCAGTACTTCAGGTATACTGGATAAATTTGAAGAGGACaagaaaaaggcaaaagaaaaaaatgacag TGATCACTTTGCCAAAGAATGCCAGCATATCAGAGAAACACTTAGAAAT attcAACAGTTTGTTGCCGGCACTGAGAGAAATGCAGCTGTGAGCCAAATAGTCTCTGAAAAAATTGACAATTTCACATCAACAA TACAAAATCATTTGGACCATCTTCAGGGCCACATCTCCCAGCAGTTTAAGTCTTTG AATGGAGACATTCTAGCAGAGCTTGACTCACATCTGCAAAGCATAAAAAGTAGCCTGGAGGGACTGAGGGAGGAGCAGGGAAGACAAGGGCACATGCTCGAAGAGGTCCTGAAGCTGCTCAGCACTTTAGTCTCAGAGCATTCAGCCAAACCCCACACTGAGGGAGTGATGGACAGCGCCATCCAGACATCACCAGCACCGGAGGCATCAGTGTCCAGCATCCTGCACGACAACAAGCTTGAAGGCACGCAGCTCACTAGTGCATCATACAACCTTGAAGAAAATCAGGGTGAAGTTCCCCGTCAGGATCGCAGCCACCTTGCTGGAAACCGGAAATTCACTCCAAGACCACAAAACAGGCTCAAAAAGAGACCGCTGGTTCTCTCACAGAGGAGTATGCATGCTGCCTCAGATGAAAACCGTCGACCTCCCATGAACTataacaaacagcagaaatctaAGAGCTGTGATGTGAGCATGATGAGCAGTAAGGGCAGTGTCAATCCAGGCAGTCTGATGCCACTTGACAAGGAGACCAGATCCTGTGAAGCTGCAGGTTGTTTCATCACCCCTCTGAGCTGCTGGTCTCAGGACAGCGGCAGCTCTGTGTGCCTCGCAGAAATAGAACCCATCTTAGAGAAGCTGTCAGCTGAGCAGGGGTCTCCAATAAACCCAGGAGGCTTCTGGCAGCTGTTTGATTCTGAATCAGACCTTTAA